A genomic segment from Geitlerinema sp. PCC 7407 encodes:
- a CDS encoding bestrophin family protein has protein sequence MAKRGSFSKDPFSLNHRHWFRTALQLQGSVIPSVMPRVILCGLFGVVITYFHKTIAPVSLPFLSSLIPNLVLGLLLVFRTNTAYERYWEGRKIWGNVVNSIRNLSRQIWVSILEKDEQDHAEKVAALRLLSAFAVSLKLHLRQEPVNSELSHLLSIQQFEKLQTMNNPPLEIMFWIGDYLQHQYQRDRLQVYQLTTLQQLLNNLVDALGACERILKTPIPLAYAIHLKQLLLLYSLTLPFQMVGELGWWTGITAAIISFTLFGIEEIGIEIENPFGRDFNDLPLDTICTTMQRNIEDLITLSPSVRTYQEPDPTTLQNIHPGS, from the coding sequence ATGGCAAAACGCGGCTCCTTCAGTAAAGACCCCTTTTCCCTTAACCATCGTCACTGGTTTCGGACGGCATTGCAGTTGCAGGGCTCTGTCATTCCCTCCGTCATGCCGCGGGTCATTCTATGCGGCCTTTTTGGCGTGGTGATTACCTACTTCCACAAGACGATCGCGCCGGTCTCGCTGCCGTTTCTGAGTAGCCTCATTCCCAATCTTGTGCTGGGTTTGCTGCTGGTCTTTCGGACCAATACCGCCTACGAGCGCTACTGGGAAGGGCGAAAAATCTGGGGAAACGTGGTCAACAGCATCCGCAATCTGTCGCGGCAAATTTGGGTTTCGATCCTGGAGAAGGACGAGCAAGACCATGCGGAGAAGGTGGCGGCGTTGCGACTGCTCAGCGCCTTTGCTGTGTCGCTCAAGCTCCATCTGCGCCAAGAGCCCGTCAACAGTGAGCTGAGCCATCTGCTGTCGATTCAGCAGTTTGAGAAGCTCCAGACCATGAATAATCCGCCGCTGGAAATCATGTTTTGGATCGGGGATTATTTGCAGCACCAGTACCAGCGCGATCGCCTGCAAGTCTATCAGCTCACAACCCTTCAGCAGCTGCTCAACAACCTAGTAGACGCCCTTGGAGCCTGCGAGCGCATCCTCAAGACGCCGATTCCCCTCGCCTACGCCATCCATCTCAAGCAGCTTTTGCTGCTCTACTCTCTCACGCTGCCTTTTCAAATGGTGGGCGAGCTGGGCTGGTGGACCGGCATCACAGCGGCTATTATCAGCTTCACGCTGTTTGGCATCGAAGAAATCGGCATCGAAATCGAAAATCCCTTTGGGCGCGACTTTAACGATTTGCCCTTGGACACGATTTGCACAACGATGCAGCGCAATATCGAAGATCTGATCACCCTGAGCCCTTCGGTGCGGACCTACCAGGAGCCAGACCCCACTACCCTGCAAAATATTCATCCCGGAAGCTAG
- a CDS encoding peroxiredoxin, which produces MLISTDFSGLFNQRFFNNLLPIPATSRLQLGQSTPSFSLPDIRNKRTVSLSDYQGRPVILAFTRIFTEKQYCPFCFPHIKALNEQYERFAERGIELLMITSTDPEQSTIVVQDLGLKMPLLSDESCQTFRAYGTGQALGAPLPAQFVLDAQGRLRYRHLFSFIDHNASPEKLLSRVQGPA; this is translated from the coding sequence GTGCTAATCTCCACAGACTTTAGCGGCCTGTTCAACCAGCGATTTTTTAATAATCTCCTGCCCATCCCTGCCACTTCCCGGCTACAGCTGGGCCAGTCGACCCCATCCTTTAGCCTGCCTGACATCCGCAACAAACGGACCGTTTCCCTCAGCGACTACCAAGGCCGGCCCGTTATCCTGGCCTTCACCCGCATCTTCACCGAAAAGCAATACTGCCCCTTCTGCTTTCCCCACATCAAGGCCCTCAATGAGCAGTACGAGCGGTTCGCAGAGCGGGGCATCGAGCTGCTGATGATCACCAGCACCGACCCTGAGCAAAGCACCATCGTAGTTCAGGACCTCGGCCTGAAAATGCCCCTGCTGAGCGACGAGAGCTGCCAAACCTTCCGGGCCTACGGGACCGGTCAGGCGCTGGGCGCACCCTTGCCAGCCCAGTTTGTCCTCGATGCCCAGGGACGTCTGCGCTATCGCCACCTCTTCTCGTTCATCGACCACAACGCCAGCCCCGAAAAGCTGCTGTCAAGGGTCCAAGGTCCAGCCTAG
- a CDS encoding peroxiredoxin, whose product MTYPNEGCIRVGQSAPDFTATAVVDQEFKTIKLSDYRGKYVVLFFYPLDFTFVCPTEITAFSDRYEEFKQLGTEVLGVSVDSEFSHLAWIQTDRRSGGLGDLNYPLVSDIKKEISAAYNVLDPEAGIALRGLFIIDKEGVIQHSTINNLSFGRSVDETLRTLQAIQYVQSHPDEVCPAGWQPGQKTMNPDPVKAKEYFAAV is encoded by the coding sequence ATGACCTATCCCAACGAAGGCTGCATTCGGGTTGGCCAATCTGCTCCCGACTTCACCGCTACCGCAGTAGTAGACCAAGAATTCAAGACGATCAAGCTTTCTGACTATCGCGGCAAGTACGTCGTCCTGTTCTTCTATCCCCTCGACTTTACTTTCGTCTGCCCGACGGAAATCACCGCTTTCAGCGATCGCTACGAAGAGTTCAAGCAGCTCGGCACCGAAGTTCTCGGCGTGTCCGTGGACAGCGAGTTCTCCCACCTGGCTTGGATCCAAACCGATCGTCGCTCCGGTGGTCTGGGCGACCTAAACTATCCCCTGGTTTCTGACATCAAGAAAGAAATCAGCGCCGCCTACAACGTCCTCGATCCTGAAGCTGGTATCGCTCTGCGCGGCCTGTTCATCATCGACAAGGAAGGCGTCATCCAGCACTCCACCATCAACAACCTCTCCTTCGGCCGCAGCGTTGATGAGACCCTGCGGACCCTGCAAGCCATCCAGTACGTGCAGTCTCACCCCGATGAGGTCTGCCCCGCTGGCTGGCAGCCCGGTCAGAAGACCATGAATCCCGACCCCGTGAAGGCGAAGGAATACTTCGCAGCGGTGTAA